The following are encoded in a window of Pectinophora gossypiella chromosome 8, ilPecGoss1.1, whole genome shotgun sequence genomic DNA:
- the LOC126368997 gene encoding glutamyl-tRNA(Gln) amidotransferase subunit C, mitochondrial, whose product MSLRIVISNYSRIRAFQVLLRGYSSKVPSTPVVTLEKQEESKVNVDKNTLALLERLSLVKFDSAEGVKVLEDSIKFANKVLHINTDGVEPLYSVLEDENLSLRPDEVTQGNCQKEILKNAFVVEDDYFVAPPGNIPLHEVEVEDKAKSQKIKQNEN is encoded by the exons ATGAGCTTAAGAATTGTTATTTCCAATTACAGCAGAATCCGAGCATTTCAAGTTTTGTTGAGAGGTTATAGCTCAAAAGTTCCTTCTACTCCTGTAGTTACTTTAGAAAAACAGGAAGAAAGCAAGGTTAATGTGGATAAGAATACATTGGCACTCTTGGAGAGATTGTCCTTAGTGAAGTTTGATAGTGCTGAAGGAGTCAAAGTCCTGGAAGACTCCATAAAATTTGCTAATAAAGTTCTGCATATAAACACTGACGGTGTAGAACCTCTCTACTCAGTTTTAGAAGATGA aaaTTTAAGTCTGCGGCCAGATGAAGTAACACAAGGAAACTGCCAAAAAGAAATTTTAAAGAATGCCTTTGTAGTCGAAGATGACTACTTTGTGGCACCACCAGGAAATATACCATTACACGAAGTGGAAGTTGAAGATAAAGCAAAAAGccagaaaataaaacaaaatgagaACTGA
- the LOC126368960 gene encoding DNA polymerase subunit gamma-2, mitochondrial, which yields MRTEVTKILNLKRFFQIVESNKQNIIYKLEKPSIILMKNIHTNWLVSILSKTHKHFPVFLNNKFTQNKERNIPFGFISDSQLESTEDEVFKYNLEEVPKEKYMLQFNLIVPEQDSMQYFIQWQRYRKFWWSSITTTPSLFSIGDIRNGSNTSEVNIVAKFPWGPETVETLNMKPNHSIAENTTHLSCAISAEKALLTLFLDGQSNSTKEGYLRLHRKMAPFKISFALDEASKNKDTLKELASLLHGRLAKNKISTWIPDFTLTADNQLKENLQMGVAYTAVLSEDTLNNGIFHLLNSSTMLKEQVHVADFDAYAALIFEN from the exons atgagaACTGAAGTAACAAagatacttaatttaaaaagattCTTCCAAATTGTAgaatcaaataaacaaaatattatttacaaactAGAAAAGCCTAGTATAATATTAATGAAGAATATTCATACTAACTGGCTAGTGTCAATATTATCAAAAACTCACAAACATTTTCCTGTATTTTTAAACAACAAATTCACAcagaataaagaaagaaatataccATTTGGGTTCATAAGTGACAGTCAACTGGAAAGTACTGAGGATGAGGTTTTTAAATACAACTTGGAAGAAGTGCCGAAAGAAAAGTATATGTTGCAATTTAACCTGATAGTGCCAGAACAGGACAGTATGCAGTATTTCATCCAGTGGCAGAGATATAGAAAATTTTGGTGGAGTTCT ATAACAACGACACCTAGTCTCTTTAGCATAGGAGACATAAGAAACGGCAGTAACACGTCTGAAGTCAACATAGTCGCCAAGTTTCCCTGGGGCCCTGAAACTGTTGAAACACTAAATATGAAGCCAAACCACTCC attgcAGAAAACACTACGCATCTGTCTTGCGCGATAAGTGCAGAGAAAGCCTTACTGACATTGTTTTTAGACGGACAATCAAATAGTACCAAAGAAGGATACCTGAGACTCCACAGAAAAATGGCTCCTTTTAAAATTTCTTTCGCGTTAGATGAAG CATCAAAAAATAAGGATACTCTAAAAGAATTAGCGAGTCTGCTTCATGGTCGGCtagccaaaaacaaaatatcaacATGGATTCCAGATTTTACTCTCACAGCAGATAATCAG TTAAAGGAAAATCTACAAATGGGTGTGGCGTACACCGCGGTTCTCAGTGAAGATACTCTAAACAATGGGATTTTCCACCTTTTAAACAGCAGTACCATGTTAAAA gaacAAGTGCATGTTGCAGACTTCGATGCATATGCTGCTTTAATATTTGAAAACTAG